The sequence below is a genomic window from Flavobacterium lipolyticum.
ATGCCCTGAAATTGATGAAACGTTTGAGTTGGAGATCAAAAACGGACGTCATCCTGTTATTGAAAAGCAATTGCCGGTTGGAACGCCTTATATTGCTAATGATGTTTATTTAGATAGAGAGACGCAGCAGTTGATTATGATTACCGGTCCTAACATGTCGGGTAAGTCTGCTATTTTGAGACAAACGGCTTTAATTGTATTGTTGGCTCAAATGGGAAGTTTTGTTCCTGCTGATAGTGTGAGAATGGGGATTGTAGATAAGATTTTTACCAGAGTAGGTGCTTCGGATAATATTTCGATGGGAGAGTCTACTTTTATGGTAGAGATGAATGAGACCGCTTCTATTTTGAATAATATCTCAGATCGCAGTTTGGTGCTTCTGGATGAAATTGGAAGAGGAACCAGTACGTATGACGGGATTTCGATTGCCTGGGCGATTGCCGAATTTTTACACGAACACCCGGGAAGACCTAAAACCTTGTTTGCAACGCATTATCATGAATTGAATGAAATGACAGAATCGTTGCCAAGAATTCAGAATTATAATGTTGCGGTAAAAGAGTTAAAAGACAATGTGCTTTTCATTCGTAAACTGGTAAAAGGAGGAAGTGCTCATAGTTTTGGAATTCATGTAGCAAAAATGGCCGGAATGCCTCAGATTGTAATTTTGAAGGCGCAAAAGATGTTGAAAAAACTGGAGAAAAACCACTCAAGTGAAGCGTTAAATGGTGTGAAGTCTGAGAATGATGAAATGCAGATGAGCTTCTTTAATTTAGATGATCCTTTGCTGGAAGAGATAAAAGAAGAAATTCTGGGGCTTGATATTAATGCGATCACACCAGTTGAAGCGTTGATGAAACTTAATGAGATTAAAAGAATGTTGGTACGAAAATAAATTTCATATTTAAAGTTTAGGTTATCAGAAAGTTATAAAATAAGTAGATTTTTTTTTCGAAAAACGCTTGTGTAATTGAATAAATGTCCTAAATTTGCACTCGCAATACAGAACAAATCAAGTGTTGCAGTTCTTAATTAGAATTTGAAATGCGAAAATAGCTCAGTTGGTAGAGCGCGACCTTGCCAAGGTCGAGGTCGCGGGTTCGAGCCCCGTTTTTCGCTCTATATCATCTAATGCTCGGATGGTGAAATTGGTAGACACGCTGGACTTAAAATCCAGTGAACAGCAATGTTCGTGCGGGTTCAAGTCCCGCTCTGAGTACTAAAGCCTCTTCTTTTGAAGAGGCTTTTTTTATGGTGTAAATCCAGGAGTTCTAAAATAAATCTGCGAAGCAGATTTATTTTAGAGAATCTAAGAATCTAAGAATCTAAGAATCTAAGAATCTAAGAATCTAAGAATCTAAGAATCTAAGAATCTAAGAATCTAAGAATCTAAGAATCTAAGAATCTAAGAATCTAAGAATCTAAGAATCTAAGAATCTAAGAATCTAAGAATCTAAGAATCTAAGAATCTAAGAATCTAAGAATCTAAGAATCTAAGAATCTAAGAATCTAAGAATCTAAGAATCTAAGAATCTAAGAATCTAAGAATCTAAGAATCTAAGAATCTAAGAATCTAAGAATCTAAGAATCTAAGAATCTAAGAATCTAAGAATCTAAGAATCTAAGGATCTAAGAATCTAAGGGTTTAAAGTCAATAATCAACAATCTAGAATCAACAATCTAAAATCTAAAATAATAATATGGGTGCCTTTGTAATTAGTAAGCGTTTTAATGATGAATATAAATTCGTATTTACTTCGAGAAAGGGCAAGGTGATATTTACGAGTCTTAGTTATGAATTGAGGTTTGAGTGTGAAGAGGATATCGAGAAGTTTAAGATGAATATAGAGATGGCTCGGTTTTTAAAATTTAAAGGGGCTGGGGGGAGATATTTTTTTAAATTGATGTTGGGAGAGCTTCATTTTGCTACGAGTCGAAAATATACGACGGAATTGCTTTTACAGAAAGGAATCAAGGAAATTGTGACTTATGCTTCGAGGGCTGAGATTTTGGATTTTTCCTCAAGTGAATCTATTTTTGAAGATGAAGTTGTGGGTGAGGAAGTGGAAGTAGAGGATTAGGAGGTGAAAGAGTGTCTTTTGTTTTCTGTGAGTTTGGGTAATTGTATGAGAGCCTGGTGAGTTTTGAAGACTTATCAGGTTTTTTTATTTTTTTTATAACGTGTGTTATGGTTGGGAAAGGTGTTGTGGTTTTGTTGGGCATAAAGCATAAAAAAAAGCTATCTACAGAGAGATAGCTTTTTATTTTTTTGAGTAATTTAGAATTACTTTTTAGCAGGAGCAGCAGCTTCTTCAACTTTTGCAGCAGCAGAGTCAACTTTTGCAGCAGCAGAATCAACAGTTGCAGCAGCAGAATCAACTACAGCAGCAGCAGAATCAACAGCAACAGCAGTAGAATCTACAGCTTCAGTAGCTGCAGCGTCAGCTTTTTTACAAGATACAACAGTTAAAACAGCAACAACAGCTAAACTTAAAAATACTTTTTTCATCTTACTTTATTATAAAAGGTTAATTATTAATTCGTGGCAAAGATATAAATTTTTTAATATGTAAAATATTTTTTTATTTTTTTTTTAAAATATTTTCATTGCTCACGATTATCTTATTTATCAAATAATGTGCCAAATTAATAAAAATATGTTAAATTGCGGTATGTTTTGTCTAAATTATTTTTTATTGAAGATTCAATAAGAGAATTGGGGGTTTTTATCCTCTTGGTTGCAGTTTGTTTTATCTTTTTTAGAATATTAGGTGGTGCTGAAAAAAAACAAAAGAGCTTAAATGAGCCCTTTTGTGAGTAATGTTGTTTCTGAATCACGTACGATTCGTATAAAAAGGTTACGCGACGATATTCATGATGCTGTTTGTAGCTCCTTTATTGTTCTGAATATACGATTTGCAAATTTGACTCTTTTCTTCTAAAAACGCTTTGTCCTGAAGCAAACGATCAAGATTTTGCTTTAATTCCTGATTGTTCGAGATTACAAGGCATCCCTTGAGGGCTACCAGTTCAATTGCTTCGGCGAAATTCGAGTAGTTGGGACCAATTACAATTGGAATTCCAAAAGTAGCCGGTTCTAATATATTGTGGATTCCGGGATTTCCAAATCCGCCGCCAACATAAGCAATTGTCCCGTAACTGTAAATTTTAGTCAGCAATCCAATAGTATCTATAATAAAGACATTGTAATTAGACAAGTCGGCATTTTCTTTTTCGGAGAATAATATTGTTGATTTAGTAATTTGCGCTTTCAGGCTTGCGATCTGATCACTCTTAATGTTGTGAGGTGCAATGATGAATTTTACATCTTCGGATGCCTGGTTGATGTATTCTGCTACTAATGCTTCATCTTTAGGCCAAGAGCTGCCTATAATGATGGTTGGGGTGTTGTTTTTGAATTTTTCGATAAAATCCAAAGTATTGTCTCTTTCTAAAATAGCATTTACACGATCAAAACGAGTGTCTCCTGAAACAATAACATTGTCAAAGCCGATACTCTTTATTTTTTCTTTTGAATTTTCGTTCTGAACAAAA
It includes:
- a CDS encoding DUF1508 domain-containing protein — translated: MGAFVISKRFNDEYKFVFTSRKGKVIFTSLSYELRFECEEDIEKFKMNIEMARFLKFKGAGGRYFFKLMLGELHFATSRKYTTELLLQKGIKEIVTYASRAEILDFSSSESIFEDEVVGEEVEVED
- a CDS encoding PG1828 family lipoprotein → MKKVFLSLAVVAVLTVVSCKKADAAATEAVDSTAVAVDSAAAVVDSAAATVDSAAAKVDSAAAKVEEAAAPAKK
- a CDS encoding 3-deoxy-D-manno-octulosonic acid transferase encodes the protein MLFLYNLVISIAGFFLKIVALFSPKIKLFVEGRKNVFAILEEKISPSDKTIWFHSASLGEYEQGLPVIEKIKEKYPSHKIIVTFFSPSGYEVRKNNTVAAVTLYLPLDTKSNAKKFLKLAHPELAFFIKYEFWLNYLNELEKSQIPTYLISGIFRDNQMFFKWYGGFYRKALKAFTYFFVQNENSKEKIKSIGFDNVIVSGDTRFDRVNAILERDNTLDFIEKFKNNTPTIIIGSSWPKDEALVAEYINQASEDVKFIIAPHNIKSDQIASLKAQITKSTILFSEKENADLSNYNVFIIDTIGLLTKIYSYGTIAYVGGGFGNPGIHNILEPATFGIPIVIGPNYSNFAEAIELVALKGCLVISNNQELKQNLDRLLQDKAFLEEKSQICKSYIQNNKGATNSIMNIVA